The Dreissena polymorpha isolate Duluth1 chromosome 10, UMN_Dpol_1.0, whole genome shotgun sequence genome includes a region encoding these proteins:
- the LOC127847827 gene encoding uncharacterized protein LOC127847827, with the protein MKCQQIKKEIDSVRKKINKELDRLERATMQQVDKLISSCTINITKERDKCDSIQENMQCLSKVVNEVCNKSSKLLFIALEKYQQQIKDSELFLKESKVTHEYDIQFALSNDIEKYLFQMTGLGKVVYPNKVISLQKKSEYSVTMSTESSECCTYAICELPTGETLVLDYRNKKVKLLDTKYQFLSTCEVSYYSYDMCLISPSEVVVTTNGKSGDGGLQIISVSNERLEKGSKLQLPHKCVGISHHEDALYVTSGCALYQYTLTGTVVKKLYEDTTGDNTVYSCAVNLNGDKIYVTNMADHNLLTLDKDGNVISTFTDIVLKGPRGVHVTTLGQVLVCGETGNAIIQVDIDGKKKLATLANNKDVINNPRSVFYSSSTDSVIVGLASNYNIMVFKVTEAETK; encoded by the exons ATGAAGTGCCAGCAAATAAAGAAAGAGATAGACTCAGTGCGTAAGAAAATCAACAAAGAATTAGATCGGCTAGAGAGAGCAACAATGCAACAAGTGGATAAATTGATTTCAAGCTGTACGATAAATATTACTAAAGAAAGAGATAAGTGTGACAGCATTCAAGAAAATATGCAATGTCTCAGTAAAGTGGTCAATGAAGTTTGCAACAAGAGCAGTAAACTTCTTTTTATAGCTTTAGAAAAATATCAACAGCAGATAAAGGACTCTGAATTATTTCTAAAAGAGTCGAAAGTGACTCATGAATACGATATACAATTCGCACTCAGTAACGACATTGAGAAGTATTTATTCCAAATGACAGGTCTGGGGAAAGTTGTATATCCAAATAAGGTTATTTCGCTTCAGAAAAAGTCAGAGTATAGCGTTACAATGTCGACTGAATCGTCTGAATGCTGTACTTATGCAATATGTGAGCTGCCTACCGGTGAGACGCTTGTACTAGATTATAGAAATAAAAAGGTGAAACTGTTAGACACGAAATACCAGTTTTTGAGCACTTGTGAAGTGTCTTACTATTCATATGACATGTGTCTGATATCTCCGAGTGAGGTGGTTGTTACAACAAATGGGAAAAGCGGTGATGGCGGTCTACAGATAATATCTGTCAGCAATGAGAGGTTGGAGAAGGGAAGTAAGCTTCAGCTGCCACATAAGTGTGTTGGTATTTCCCACCATGAAGATGCTCTGTATGTAACTTCCGGTTGTGCTTTGTATCAATACACTCTGACTGGAACAGTAGTAAAGAAACTGTACGAGGACACAACGGGAGATAATACAG TGTACTCGTGTGCTGTGAACCTAAACGGTGACAAAATCTATGTCACCAACATGGCCGATCACAACCTCCTCACGCTGGATAAGGATGGAAACGTCATCTCCACCTTTACTGACATTGTCTTAAAAGGCCCACGGGGTGTACATGTGACAACTCTTGGACAAGTGCTCGTTTGTGGCGAAACAGGAAACGCAATTATACAGGTTGACATAGATGGGAAGAAGAAGCTAGCCACACTGGCTAACAACAAGGATGTAATCAATAACCCGCGTTCAGTGTTCTATAGCAGCAGCACTGATTCAGTGATCGTAGGTTTAGCAAGCAATTATAACATAATGGTTTTTAAAGTAACCGAGGCAGAAACAAAATAA
- the LOC127847826 gene encoding protein arginine N-methyltransferase 2-like isoform X2 produces MKIGGGLKVMVAMATRQSITLLVLFPLNQNGRMRSILEIMKLHLEMLSDKPRTEAYMNAIVKNADKLRDKVILDVGCGTGILSMLCVKHARPKHVYAVEASDIAEYTQKAVEKNGMASKITVLNDFAENAKIEDDVDLIISEWMGTMLLFEMMIESVLSMRDRFMKPELTIWPSSASLYLVPCTAQVHFNRKLEFWDCQYGLDFSSFKTLAKEDLLSKPYHDYELPCGDCLAKGQSVLQLDMKTLTIQSLENIVCQFEFVIDQGDTMHGFCTWFEVEFCPLSEDMDTVILNTGPDNQLTHWKQNLFLLDSPVRVNAGDVISGTLTISRNPEYRRHLRAFFDFKVIPGLQESKIVDPSSVQKMFYVWR; encoded by the exons ATGAAAATTGGTGGTGGGTTGAAAGTAATGGTTGCTATGGCTACGCGCCAGTCAATCACCTTGCTGGTGTTATTTCCACTCAACCAGAATGGCAGGATGAGGAGTATTTTGGAAATTATG AAACTTCATTTAGAGATGTTGAGTGATAAGCCACGAACTGAAGCTTATATGAATGCAATAGTGAAAAATGCGGATAAGCTTAGGGACAAG GTGATTCTGGATGTTGGGTGTGGAACAGGAATCCTGAGCATGCTGTGTGTGAAGCACGCACGTCCAAAACAT GTTTATGCAGTTGAAGCCAGTGATATTGCAGAGTACACTCAAAAAGCTGTTGAAAAGAATGGCATGGCAAGCAAGATTACAGTGTTGAACGATTTTGCTGAAAATGCGAAAATTGAAGATGATGTGGATCTTATTATATCTGAATGGATGGGTACCATGCTTTTG TTTGAAATGATGATAGAATCAGTCTTATCCATGCGAGACCGCTTCATGAAACCTGAGTTGACAATATGGCCGTCGTCTGCTAGCCTCTATCTGGTGCCCTGCACTGCGCAAGTTCACTTCAACAGGAAGTTGGAATTCTGGGACTGTCAGTATGGTCTGGATTTTTCCAGTTTTAA AACACTTGCTAAAGAAGACCTGCTGAGCAAACCTTATCACGACTATGAACTTCCTTGTGGTGATTGCCTTGCGAAAG GCCAGTCTGTTTTACAACTCGATATGAAGACATTAACCATACAGAGCTTAGAGAATATAGTATGTCAATTTGAATTCGTCATTGACCAAGGGGATACCATGCACGGCTTCTGTACCTGGTTTGAAGTCGAGTTCTGTCCCTTGAGTGAAGACATGGATACTGTGATACTCAACACTGGACCAGACAATCA gctGACCCACTGGAAGCAGAATTTGTTCCTGTTGGACAGTCCGGTACGAGTAAATGCTGGTGACGTCATATCCGGGACTCTTACGATATCTCGCAATCCTGAATACCGTAGACACCTCAgagctttctttgatttcaaGGTCATACCAGGATTGCAGGAGAGTAAAATT GTTGACCCAAGCTCAGTACAGAAGATGTTCTATGTGTGGAGATGA
- the LOC127847826 gene encoding protein arginine N-methyltransferase 2-like isoform X1, producing the protein MNVDRETNTSETCECTADEDKEMSGPLYAISNFNPTGDGQISLQKGQAVNVLRRSNENWWWVESNGCYGYAPVNHLAGVISTQPEWQDEEYFGNYGNLKLHLEMLSDKPRTEAYMNAIVKNADKLRDKVILDVGCGTGILSMLCVKHARPKHVYAVEASDIAEYTQKAVEKNGMASKITVLNDFAENAKIEDDVDLIISEWMGTMLLFEMMIESVLSMRDRFMKPELTIWPSSASLYLVPCTAQVHFNRKLEFWDCQYGLDFSSFKTLAKEDLLSKPYHDYELPCGDCLAKGQSVLQLDMKTLTIQSLENIVCQFEFVIDQGDTMHGFCTWFEVEFCPLSEDMDTVILNTGPDNQLTHWKQNLFLLDSPVRVNAGDVISGTLTISRNPEYRRHLRAFFDFKVIPGLQESKIVDPSSVQKMFYVWR; encoded by the exons ATGAATGTGGATCGGGAAACAAACACATCCGAAACATGTGAATGCACTGCAGATGAGGATAAAGAAATGTCGGGCCCTCTATATGCCATAAGTAATTTCAATCCTACAGGAGACGGGCAG ATTTCACTCCAGAAAGGACAAGCAGTGAATGTTCTGAGGAGATCCAATGAAAATTGGTGGTGGGTTGAAAGTAATGGTTGCTATGGCTACGCGCCAGTCAATCACCTTGCTGGTGTTATTTCCACTCAACCAGAATGGCAGGATGAGGAGTATTTTGGAAATTATGGTAATCTG AAACTTCATTTAGAGATGTTGAGTGATAAGCCACGAACTGAAGCTTATATGAATGCAATAGTGAAAAATGCGGATAAGCTTAGGGACAAG GTGATTCTGGATGTTGGGTGTGGAACAGGAATCCTGAGCATGCTGTGTGTGAAGCACGCACGTCCAAAACAT GTTTATGCAGTTGAAGCCAGTGATATTGCAGAGTACACTCAAAAAGCTGTTGAAAAGAATGGCATGGCAAGCAAGATTACAGTGTTGAACGATTTTGCTGAAAATGCGAAAATTGAAGATGATGTGGATCTTATTATATCTGAATGGATGGGTACCATGCTTTTG TTTGAAATGATGATAGAATCAGTCTTATCCATGCGAGACCGCTTCATGAAACCTGAGTTGACAATATGGCCGTCGTCTGCTAGCCTCTATCTGGTGCCCTGCACTGCGCAAGTTCACTTCAACAGGAAGTTGGAATTCTGGGACTGTCAGTATGGTCTGGATTTTTCCAGTTTTAA AACACTTGCTAAAGAAGACCTGCTGAGCAAACCTTATCACGACTATGAACTTCCTTGTGGTGATTGCCTTGCGAAAG GCCAGTCTGTTTTACAACTCGATATGAAGACATTAACCATACAGAGCTTAGAGAATATAGTATGTCAATTTGAATTCGTCATTGACCAAGGGGATACCATGCACGGCTTCTGTACCTGGTTTGAAGTCGAGTTCTGTCCCTTGAGTGAAGACATGGATACTGTGATACTCAACACTGGACCAGACAATCA gctGACCCACTGGAAGCAGAATTTGTTCCTGTTGGACAGTCCGGTACGAGTAAATGCTGGTGACGTCATATCCGGGACTCTTACGATATCTCGCAATCCTGAATACCGTAGACACCTCAgagctttctttgatttcaaGGTCATACCAGGATTGCAGGAGAGTAAAATT GTTGACCCAAGCTCAGTACAGAAGATGTTCTATGTGTGGAGATGA